Genomic segment of Gallus gallus isolate bGalGal1 chromosome 28, bGalGal1.mat.broiler.GRCg7b, whole genome shotgun sequence:
CGCATCCATGGATGGAGACGACGACATATTTGACTACAGCAGCCAGAAGGAGAACGGCTACGAGCAGAAAACCAGGCTGAAGTCACCCTCGTATTTCCTGGAGAGAGGGAAGGATGTGTGGAACCCATCCCCGGACAGGGAGTCCCAGCTGGAGGTGGTGCGGTCGGGGAACCTGTATGACCTCAGGGCTTACAGGGGCGAGAGGAAACCCTCCAAGCTGTATGAGGATGATGAGCCAGACCCATATAGGCTGCAACCTCCAAACATCTCCCCCCAAAAAGCAAAGGAGCTGGAGGACAAGAGGAAGGAGGTGATCCGGGGCCAGGTGGTGCGCAAGAGCTCCACGATGGCTGAGAAGTGGAGCTCCATGGATGAGCTGAACTCCATCACCACAGGTGGGCAAAGCCATGGCGTCCCCGGAGCCTTTGCCATCTACTTTGATAAACCCTCCCCGGGTCGGGCTGTGACACCCGTGGACCCAGAGAGCATCGACAGGGAGCAGATCAACTTCTCGGCCGCACGGCAGCAGTTCCTTATGCTGGAGAAAAACAGCCCCGGTGTTTTGTTCAGCCCAGGGTACGCCACGTCCCCAAGGCCAGAGGTGACAGTCAAAACCTCCAGGCAGGAGTGGCACAGCCCTCCTGTGGGCTCCTCCTCAGACACCGTCACGAGGGCTGAGAGGGGCCATGGTGACACCACGGGGCCCACACAGGGCGGGATGGACCAGAGCGTCTACACGGTGTACAGCGTGCAGCACCAGGCctcagggaaggaggagggctATGCCCACGGCAAGGGTAACACCAACGTGTCACAACCCAAGGGGAGAGCACTTGGCCTGGCCAGAGCATCGTCCAGGGACGACCTGGACTCGGGGCTGGGGGAGATGTACAGCGCCGGATACAGGAGCAATGGCAGCGATGTCCCCAACGGCCTCTGGGATGTGAAGGATGGTGGGGGCTCAGCGGAGGGCAGCGGTGAGACGCCCATCGAGAGGGAGATCCGGCGGGCACtggagagggaggagagctTATGGAAGGAGCGGGGCATGCAGAGGCTCACATCCAGCAGCGAGCTGGTGGAGATCCAGACCAAACCgctgctgtccctgcacacGGCCCCGgcgcagggaaggaaagggaaggacaAAGGCCGCGCATCCTTTAACGTCCAGCgggaaatagaaaaggaaacgAAGCGCGAGGAAGACCTGCGGAGGCAGGGCAGGCTGCCGGGGCTGTACGACCGCGGCACGCCgcaggagctgggagagctCCGGAGGGTGTTcgagcaggaggagcagcagccgTCCTCCAACCGCCGGGCGGGCCGAGCGGCCTCGGAGCCCCGGAGACGGCCTTAACGACGGCACCCGCACCGGGAGGGCCCTCTCCAGCCCCACGGCGACCCCTCCGCACCAACGGGGCCGGGATGAGCTGTGGCCGTACGAGCGCGCTTCCGCCGGCACGAGGGCGAGGGAGGATTCCACGGGAGGAAGGCTGCCCGGCCCCACCCCGAGCCCCGTCCTGCGCAGGGAGCACTTCGCCCTCAGCTTCTGGCAGCCCCGCATCTCCGTCTCCGACGGCATGGGCACGCGGAGCGCGGCGGGGAGGGAGCTGAGCCCCGACGGGGAGCACGGCCGGGACGAGCAGTACACGCTGCGCACGTGGAGGCCGCAGCGCTCGGCGTTGATCGAGGAGGAGATCCGCAGCGATCTGCAGCGcgaggaggagctgcaggagcagcggcggcggcggctgatGGACGGCGGGGACGGCACCTCCAGGGAGAGCTCCCGCTCGAGGCACAGCTCGGGTAAGGGCAGGGCTGACCCCGCTCCTCGTGTCCGGGGGTGTCCGCCTGGAGACCGGAGCGCGCCGGGCCAGGGCGGCACGTCGGGGTGCGGGGATCCGCACGCAGcgtctctttctctctctctgtccgCAGCCGCCTCGGGTGCCAGCGGCAGTTACTCGGTGTCCGGCTCGCCGGTCTCGACCCCGCAGAAGCCGGGCGTTCTGGGCCTGGTGACATCCTTCACCCCGCTGCGGCTGAGCTGCTCCGAGAGCTCCGGCCCCGATTCGGTGCGGTGCAGCCCGTcggaagagaggaggaggaggacgaagGAGGagggcaaggtgaggcgagggGGTGGGGGAGTGGAGGGGGAGATGGGAGTGCCCTGGTGATGTGCAATGCGCTTCCCCCTTTCCCAGGATGCACTGAActcttgtttctctcttttctcagtACGCCGGCATCGAACCCATTGACAGAATCAACACGGAGGTACGGTCCGGGCTGTGCTCGGGGCTCCGGGCGGGGCTGTCCCGCATGATGGGGTGCGGGGCTGCGCGTTGAGTCCGCCCCTGCTCGTCCCGCAGCTGCCGGGGGGGGGCAGCGGAGCGCGGACTTCGCGATAGAACGGGAGCGTTGGATGCGAGCGGGGCGGCTGTTCAAATAACTAATTAAGGATAATAAAGggcttttttaattaagaagcGTTCTGTTTCCGCAGGTGGTGGAGAGCACACGGGTGGTGCGGCACCAgagcgctatggggcagcgctgggAGAGCGGGCAGCTGAGCACCGACAGCGACTgaaggggagggatggggggggttcCGTGCAGATCCCAACAGCTGATCCGATCCATTCAACATCCGCGTTTGCTTTCACCTTTTTCCCTTTGAGGTGAAGcaatactttgtttttatttaaaggcggggggggggaggggggtggaaTCCgatcattttgttttaattacttctgCAAGGAGACGGCTGGGTGGAGAGAAATCATACGGTGATTGAAGGTCCTTCTCATTGCAAGCTGTGCTTCTggcttataaaaataaatgttttattttggagtGGTTTTAGGCTTTCAGGCAGCACCCAGGAAGGCCCCGGGGCTGACATGCGGCATCGAGGGGAAATTGAGGCTTCTGATTGAGTCATTGATCTGCTGAGGCACAGTGGTATATGATATATGAATGCTGTTTATATTGCTAATTTATTAAAGTCATCGCTCTCTCTCACTTGGTGCAGTTTGTGTGTCTGGCAGCTGGCAGgcctggagcagtgctgggggctcaCATGTGGCACCACATTGCTCCCCAGGTCAGGCAGGAGCTTTGCAGGACTTCCCTTCAGCTTGCAGAAAGAAGTGCTGCTGGACTTGGCTCACGGGCGCAGCGTAGttcccctctgctgcttcccctTTCGGTCTCAGGACTGACAACGGAGGGGGTTTTGAAATCCCACCtataaaaaggggaaaagaaagcagttttgcaGAAGCCTTCAGCAGTCACTTCCCTTGGGAGGGCTGTTCAGCGCCCACATTCCTGCTCACTGAGCCACAGTCAGGCTGgcaatcacagaaccacagcatgGGGGGCGGGATGGGATCCCCAGCCCCCATCAGCTTGTTTGCTTCCTGTGTCTTTTTCTCATAGCAGCCCAGAGAAGCAAGAGACACCTGTGTGATTGTGGAAGGGCTCTGCTGTTTGATGGTGCCACCTGGTTTGTGAGGTATCAGCCTTCCATGAGCATGGACTAAACAGATCAGcgcaggggaaaagaaaggctGACCTGTCGGTATCTTCTTGTTTGGTTCTGCTGTTTTAGAACAGGCAAACAATGTCaagcaaaactgttttatttgaatGCATCAACAATTCAATCCAACAACTTGCCTGGACTGGAAGAGAATATATTGACTGAATAGCAATTGAACAGCTGAAGAAGTTGATTGTGTCAGCTAACGAGCCCCCTCCCATTTAATGCCAGCTGTTCTATCACATCACTAACAACATTGTAGAACAttggctttgtttttgcaaaCGTGAAAACTTAACATCCTCTTTTCTAACTAACAGAAATATCAGTGCTGTTTATAGAATAACAGATTTTCACTTCACCTGGGAACGAAAGCAATGCAAACCTGCAGGCATTGTGTTCTAAGGTGAAACTGAAGAGATGTTCCACCTTTACTGAATATTGCTACTAAAACTTCTCAAATGCAACTTCAAAACACACTCCTTTCAAACGGAAATTAAGTGGATGCCTTTATTTCCTGAGCTTCTTTTCAGATGCTTTGACTTGCCGGAGAATGACTTTCAGCATATTCCCTATTTTGGCCGTGGTCAGTGATTTCCTGCTGTACCACACTTGGTCCCACACGGAGTACATGTGTCTGGGGGACAGATACAGCGGGTCGTAATCATGCAGCATATCCCCCGGCCTCTTCTCTGCATACTTCTTGTAATCTTGGACTGGGCAGTTTTCGGGGCTGTTGGGTCTGGCAAAGAGATGTGGAACCGATTCCCCCACAGCTCCGTCTGCATTGAGGTCGTGCTTCCACTCCAGGTACTCCAGCCCTGCCACGTCCCTTCTGAGCACCAGCTGTCCCCAGTACAGATTCTGGCCCTTGTTGTGTGTGCTCGCCCCGAAGCCCCTAATGATATTTACAAACATCAGGTGCAGAAAGCCCTGTGGGTTGCTCTGACTTAACAGCCCCTTATTACGGAGATGATCCACGTTCTCATCTGTCAGGTTCTCCAAGAGAGtccagttttcttctctctctctttggaATAGAAGCTGATGCTTCTGTTTCAAGGCTTCCTGAGATGCTCTGAATTCAGCTCCTTTCACCACGCTGTACTTATAACTGTGATCCTTCAGGTACCTGTCtatgctgctctgaaagaacTGCAAAGAACCAGTGGAGAAATCCGTGCCgttctgtttctttgcagaCGTGTAGAACAAGGCCAGGTAATTATCGAGGTCTTTGGGTGGCAGCTTATAGATCTCACGTGCTTCAGAAGGGCAGTGCACATCCAACCACTCTCTGAAAACTCTGATGTTGGCAGCATTGCGGTTTCTCTTGCTCAGCACATCTAAAAGATAAGAAAGAGCTCTGTGATCAGTGACAACCAGCAAGGAGATCAGTGAAATAGAAAGAGATGCAGAATAATGTTCaccttctttttaaaaatcagtcagTCACAAAGCCTTTCCTTTAAAGCTTTGGTTCTGACTTGCCCACACCACTCTGTAGCACTTGTCTGGACAGGGAAGGACAGCCCGTCTTGCTCTTCCTCACTTGAATGGTGAATCTGCACGCTACTATCTAGATAACTGTaaggtattttctttttgaatcaTGTTTAATTAGGAGAGAATTACTGGGAACTGTAGTTGTCATTACTGGCTTGTCTTTATGTTGGTAAGAGACTGAATTTTGCCCTGGCTGACTTTGAGGTCATAACCATGCTCATAACCAGCAGCTCCAGTCCTGCTACTGCAGCATTAGCCACGAAGTTCAAACAAGCCAGAATGGACTTGGTGTGCTTTCAGCAATTTGCAGCTACTCTGCCTTGTATTTTATGGTGACCCCAGGGGCCAAAGTCTGCTCTGTTCAAATGAATGGGAGTCAGCCTGGATGTGGATCCTGTCATCTGCCTCAGGACTGAGAGCCCTGCATTTTATACGTTCAAAATGTTGTACCAGTCATTATGTAAGACACATTTCAAAGTGTTCCTCTGCCCTGAAACCTCTTCAGGGCAGGAGAGCTctcactgtgaaataaaaacGTGAGCCAAGAGTTAGGGGTGAATagtaaggaagaagaaaagatgagtaaaagtatatttttaaagaaagggaTGCCAGGATTCCAGTTGGGTTCTTTCTCAAGTTGCTATGGCAATACCACATCTACCTAGTTCCATACAGCATGAGAAATTAGTTCTTTGGATTGCTGTAGAGCTCCATCTGCTCACCTGTGACTTTTCCAGGGCTGAAGAAGGAGTAGATTAAAAAGGGTTCTAGAGCCAACATCTAGAAATTCTTCTTCTGGCACTGAGCTATTTTGTATTTGCTTAGCAATCATAAAATGCTGTGACTGAATGGAGGTGGATTCTactgtgctgctgtctcagtgttttgcctgttctgttttgttattgACTGGTCCATGGGAAGAGATGGATGCCTCAGTGCTTACATCTAGATGCTAGCACACCAAACCATGAAACTGACTAGCCAGCAGTTTACATGGATTGACGTGGAACaccacctgcaggcattcaaaTTGATGCAAATGTTGTGGCTCACTATAATGCCTTTAAAAACCTGGGCACCTGCATTTTATTCGAGGTGTTTAATCATTCAATTAAATGATGTGTAGCTGGTATTAAGGCTCCACTGTATCACACATCTATCCTAAACCAGAGTTTCAGCcaagatttctgttttgttgcttttaaagttgcttcctcattcttttttccatctgtgaGACCAGAGTTCACATCTCTGGTTCCAGTTTCTCACAGGGATTCTGTCTTAAGTACAGCCAACATACTGTATGGTGATACCAAATGAAAGACCAAAATATTCAAAGTGGGTAGTTAAAGCTACAGCCAAGTCAACATCTGGTTATCTCAGTAAAAGGCATTATCTACGGAAGTGATGATTGCTTAAGGTAGGAATATTTTTAGTCCCTTTTGGTAGAAATGGCATGACCTAAATAGGATGCATTTATTTAGATGCCACAATACATATTTTGTCAGCTAAAAGAAGTCACCCTCCTTTAATAGGTTGGGAAAGCGAAACATGCCCACAAACCCTCCCGTGATTAAAGCTCCAGGGCATCTTACTGGTTTCTGAAGGTTCAGGAGGTTGGTTGGCattcctgctttctgtgctcAGTGAGGCTGAAGGACGAGGGGCCTGCTCAGACCCTGACAGCCTGCTCTCCTCCGCAGGGCCCTCGGTGGCATTCCCATTCAAGTCTAAGGTTCCTGAGACACTGAACTCAGAAGAGCTCAGGTGGATTTGCTGCTGGACATCCACTgtggcttcaagctcaaagaacATCACAGGGGCAGGTGGCTCTCGCTGGGCTTTTGCTTCAGTGTTGGAGATAGGAATCAATTCTAAATCTTCTTTTGGCGTTGCTGACCCAGAGGAATCCCTTGCTGTAGAATGTTCTCTTGTGAACTCTGTGGGATTAAGGGGACCTAGACTCAAGAAGCTGCTTTCCAGGATCTTTCGATCCCTTCCAGGAGATTTCAGAGTACAGCAAAGAGCTGGGGTAGGTGTTGTCGTGGGGATAAAGCCAGATGCAGAGGTGACTGTCTGCTTGttaatttctgtcttctgaTCACAATACATTCGCAAACCTACCTCAGCAGATACATCTTCAGGTGGTGACTGTGAAAGAATATTCTGGTTGATTCTCTCTTCTTGGTGTTCTGCATTCAGTACATACTGTTCATCATCAGAGATGACGTGTAGATCTTCACTGCATTCTAGCTTCATCTCACAGAGGTCTGTTCTGATTTCGCCTATGGATACTGACAAacgctgctctgctgcagagcctggTTGCATGGATCTGCTCTTTCTTCGATTTTGTCTGGCTGGTTGTTCATTACGTATTATGCAGATGGTATCTTTTTGCTGAGAGCTCCCTGCAGGTGTGCCACGTGATCCTGTGGCAGCGCTGTCTCTTCTAACCCTTTCAAAAGATGAGGCTATCTTGATTCTCTTTTCACCTAAAGCAGTGCCTCGTGATGGAGCCCCAAAGGATGTttgcctctttctcttttctgcagcCTCATTCTCTTTCCTGCTTCCAAAGTGTAAATCTTCACATGTCCAGTGGTAGGCGTGTCCAGCTCCACAGATCCACAGAACAGAATTGTCCTTGCTAGGCTGACCCATGTTCTGCATGGTTTCCAAGGCTGGGATATGAATGCATATAGCCCCATGGGTGTGTGCCCAGGTGACAAGGTTGGAGAGATCCTCGCAAAGCGAGCTGACATTGCTGTAGTCTTCATCAGTGATGCTCTCAAACTGCAAAAACACGTTGGAAGACATTAAGTGAAAGAGGATGTGCATAAAGTGGTAGTCCTGGGGGCTGCTTTCAGCCCCATCTCAACAGAATAATAATTCCACATCAGTGATCCTTCTAATGATTCTTTCTAGAACAGtatgttctttctttaaaaataataataataattttaaaaattgccCTCTTTGAAGACCTGGAGGGTTATGTGGGTGTGGTTCTGGAATGGTGAGTTTATAATTGATACAACCACAATTTATGCATAGTTGTGGGCTTGTGCCTCGATCAAGTAGTTGTGCTTAAGAATTGATCACACTGCAGCTGAGCCACAGCAGCTGTTCACATGTGTCCTTAATCCACAGCACAATTAAGATTAACACACTTGCTGAGTCACCCAAGCAGGTGCTGTAGCTCAGCTGAGGGGAAGGTACCTCACTGAAGTGGATCTGAGCAAGCTTGTACCTTCAATGATTCTGTACTCGCTGATGGAAAACAACAAGGGGAAGTGTCAGGAATCAgctcctctgcctccctcccccctGCAGACAACAGGGCTCATAGTTGTGTTGTTGGGAGGATGCTTtccagaagctgaaaaatggaCCTCACATCCACGTGTCTAAAATTCTGTCATTTTAATGCTATAACTGATTCTGCTAGAAATAATTGGTTTTGGTATAATTTATGTTGTAAGATACACTCACCATGCTGCTGTTTCTTatctcaccgggtgttctttCGTGTGCAGTTCAGTAGaatatcctttctttttctctcagaaccTAAAATAACCATCATACATGCGTGTGTGTatttagagagagaaaatatatttttatatgcatatgTAAAATATCTGGCTATAAATGCTACCATAGAACGTGTATCTTCACAGAGGTAAGCAATCACATTTAGTCCAAAAGAACCCCATATAGAAAGCTTGGCTTATGTAAATATTTGGAGGATTTGCCTATACagtgtaccaaaaaaaaagtggaacaaaatataaatattgaGGACAGAATTTCAAAAGGGAGATGTTCCTTCCAGCCCTGGCCCTTTGTGGCTAGCAATCTTAAGTTCTCcaaactgaaatgcagaaacatttctgtgttaTAGTCTGGAAGGACACTGTAATTCCTGTGTCATTGGTTACACACCTTACTGTCAGTACAAATATTGCAACAGAGCTAAGAGGCCTCATGATGCCCTGTGTGACTGAGACTGCATGAATTCACCATTCGTAATGCTAGTCTTTACTCCAGGAATCTTAGTCTGTTATTAATTAAAAGTTTTACATTAAGTGGCAGCAAAAGATGCCCAACTGAAAGCACTGTACACTGGAATCCTGTCCGAACTGGCTGTGGGAGCAGCTCTGGCCCTGTAGGCTGTGAGCTTGAGCCTCCAGGGCTGGTtgccagctctgtgtgctgctcttCCAAGCCAGCTGCAGAAGACGGAAGAAAACCATCCCAGCTGACAGATGTAGGGCTGCTTTGTAAGCTGTGAACATGTTGTTTGTCTGCAGGGATTTGTTTCACCAGCAGGTTAGTTAAACTGAGGGAAAGACTGTAGGTGCACAGTCATACTGCAGGTATCCAACTGTGTGCCAGCATCTGGGGCTCCACTCAGCACCTGGCCCactccctgctgtgctccctcAACCAGGGCAGGACAGGACATggcccagcacccagcccagctgccAGGAGGAAGGAGTGTGGCTGGGGGCTACAGGAGCCATGTGGTGGGGGCAGTCCTTGTGTCGTGACAGACAAAACTCGGGGATTGGGAAACCACTGCTTGGCCAAATTCCTCTGCTGAAGAGCTCCTGGAAGTGTGTTTACACAAGCCTTGCTCTGTTGATTCAGAACTTCCAGAAAGCAGCACACTCCGGGGCCGTACAGCAGCCCAGCTCCACGGCTCAAGCTGGCACAGCACTTAGGCacactgaattttaaatgaatactTCAGTCTGCTGATGCCAAAGCAAAATGTGCTTTGCTGAATGCAGAGCCCAAGTGAGTAAGCATGCAAAATGTTCAGGCAAAAGTGCAATTGTTctaagaggaaggaaaacaaaaggccaTCAAAGTGGTGCGGACTTCTGAACTGCTCAGCATGAGGGGGTCCTCTTGAACCAGGCAGAGGTAATAGCTATACAAACAAATACCTGTAGAAAAAATAAcaggttttcttcttcctaacTAGGCAAAGCACAAGCCtaggataaaaagaaataaatcaaaagcaaagCGACACAAGAGAAGTTCTCTCTAAGTTCAGCTGATGGGCCGTGGTACTGAATGTCCCTTccagcaaaagcagcacagcttgaATCTCTCTTGTCATGTCAGCTTTACATCCCAGTGAGGAATGAACAGTAGGCATCAGAACCACTGCAGCTTGGAGTGAAATTGGTGCATGTCAGCAAAGCTCTGGAAAGCCCTTCTGCTCTTACACTAGCATCAATCCATGTGTTCCTTTTTATGGCTTCCTATTGATAGCAAAGCATTCTGGGCTAAAGTTATCGGTGCTGTTTGCAGATGCAAGCTTGTGAAACATGCAAAGCCAggatttttaaagaattttctaACAAAAATCTATTTGCTTTAAAGTAGTGGAGtgggcagctccctgcagtgctcctcAGCCTTCCTCTGCCCATAAAAAGCTGATCTAAGCTCTGGGAGAACTGTTTTGCTCTTTCTCAAGTTAGAGCTTTATCTTTGAGCTCAGCATGCGTAACTGCTCCCCAAAGGGCAGGACAGCTTGGGCAAACAAAGAATTTCCATGCATCACTTTGGCACTTACACAGTGTGGGAAAAGGTAATAGAAATGGAAGCTCTGTGTGGTCATAAGGCCATGAAGTTAGTGACTTGGCAGATGATCATCTTGATTTCTATCACGGGAGCCCTTAAATGGAATGCTTTTATCTCTCCTTATCTCCAAGCACACGTCTTCCTTTTCCTGATCTCATtgaaaaagccttttttctcttcagatttaGGTCCAAATAAAAACTCTGGTAATCAGCTGAGGGTACTTCTTCAGCCCACTCCTGCTCTCTTATTTACATTGGTTGAGAGTACTTCCAAAGAAACTGTGAAGTGGAGGAAGACTGAATTTACCATTAGAACTGAgcaaaaaggggggggggaggggggtagaaagaaaaaaaaaacctgtgtttATGGCACTACCTGCTTCCAACAAAAATAGGCTCTGTGTGGGGAAGGGGTTCAGAGCTTGGAGTTTGTGTGTAGAACCCACAccttcatgcagaaaagcaggaaattcCAAAGCTGTGCAGTgaatgtttgtttgcttttaaccCATAGGGAAATCAGTGCATTAATACAACCTAGAGTTACATGAATTCATGCTcactagaagaaaaaaggaaagaagaagttGTTTTGCTCTCTCATGGCCCTGCACATGGTAAGCTTTCAAGATGTTAACATAATATATGCTTATTTTATCTATGCATTCAAAAAATGTGGTCAAGTGTATTTTAAAGGAGcctgcagcatttcagtggGGCCCTTAAAGCTGACTGTAAGCACTGAAATGCTTCTTCCTATTTAAGATGTTCCTGTGCCTGGTTTGAGCTGTTGTGGGGAAAATGAATCACCTAACATAAATATCCATACTTTTACTCTTTTACATTTCCATGAACTCCATGCAGCATTATAGTGTGTGGATGGTTGTCTGAAACTCTCTGTGATGTACACAGACTTATGCAAGCAGGAGAACTAAATAAAGAGCCTAATTGTATAGACACTGGAAGACCTTTAACCACACTGTTCCTGTCCCTCCACCCTGTAATAGTCCTGGATGTGTTTCTCTTATGTCTCATAAGGTCTGTTTCACAGATTAGAAAGCTGAGGCACGCACAAAGCAAGTAAATATGAGAGCTTTGGCTTTTCAGCTCTAGATAAGACAGTGCAGGAAACTGGAACAATCCTGGTTGGAAAACAGGATACAGAGCAGCAGTTCTTAAACTTGgctcccacccccctcccccagcatGGGTTGTTTGTTCCTGCTTGCTTGAGTAACACTTACTGGAGGTGGAGGGACACGGGACAGCTGTAAAACATGCATAGTGGAGGGGTTGGGCTGCCAGAGAGCTGTAGGGAATGGGTGAGGGAtgctgctgtggggacaggGCGTCTGGGCTGCAGCAAGAGGAAGTTGTGCTTGAGCACGTCTGCTTGAAAGGAGCAAGGAGGGGGCTGAGTGTGGAG
This window contains:
- the MISP gene encoding LOW QUALITY PROTEIN: mitotic interactor and substrate of PLK1 isoform X1 (The sequence of the model RefSeq protein was modified relative to this genomic sequence to represent the inferred CDS: deleted 1 base in 1 codon; substituted 1 base at 1 genomic stop codon) yields the protein MFKYTTPWQVLCATLEPRVQGQQDLTLHSRHLQVSAEPTQPPEELSKALDADSGQAMDRVTRHMVFQFPHTRDHSDAYQGDASMDGDDDIFDYSSQKENGYEQKTRLKSPSYFLERGKDVWNPSPDRESQLEVVRSGNLYDLRAYRGERKPSKLYEDDEPDPYRLQPPNISPQKAKELEDKRKEVIRGQVVRKSSTMAEKWSSMDELNSITTGGQSHGVPGAFAIYFDKPSPGRAVTPVDPESIDREQINFSAARQQFLMLEKNSPGVLFSPGYATSPRPEVTVKTSRQEWHSPPVGSSSDTVTRAERGHGDTTGPTQGGMDQSVYTVYSVQHQASGKEEGYAHGKGNTNVSQPKGRALGLARASSRDDLDSGLGEMYSAGYRSNGSDVPNGLWDVKDGGGSAEGSGETPIEREIRRALEREESLWKERGMQRLTSSSELVEIQTKPLLSLHTAPAQGRKGKDKGRASFNVQREIEKETKREEDLRRQGRLPGLYDRGTPQELGELRRVFEQEEQQPSSNRRAGRAASEPRRRPXRGTRTGRALSSPTATPPHQRGRDELWPYERASAGTRAREDSTGGRLPGPTPSPVLRREHFALSFWQPRISVSDGMGTRSAAGRELSPDGEHGRDEQYTLRTWRPQRSALIEEEIRSDLQREEELQEQRRRRLMDGGDGTSRESSRSRHSSAASGASGSYSVSGSPVSTPQKPGVLGLVTSFTPLRLSCSESSGPDSVRCSPSEERRRRTKEEGKYAGIEPIDRINTEVVESTRVVRHQSAMGQRWESGQLSTDSD
- the LOC101750583 gene encoding uncharacterized protein KIAA1958, encoding MFESITDEDYSNVSSLCEDLSNLVTWAHTHGAICIHIPALETMQNMGQPSKDNSVLWICGAGHAYHWTCEDLHFGSRKENEAAEKRKRQTSFGAPSRGTALGEKRIKIASSFERVRRDSAATGSRGTPAGSSQQKDTICIIRNEQPARQNRRKSRSMQPGSAAEQRLSVSIGEIRTDLCEMKLECSEDLHVISDDEQYVLNAEHQEERINQNILSQSPPEDVSAEVGLRMYCDQKTEINKQTVTSASGFIPTTTPTPALCCTLKSPGRDRKILESSFLSLGPLNPTEFTREHSTARDSSGSATPKEDLELIPISNTEAKAQREPPAPVMFFELEATVDVQQQIHLSSSEFSVSGTLDLNGNATEGPAEESRLSGSEQAPRPSASLSTESRNANQPPEPSETNVLSKRNRNAANIRVFREWLDVHCPSEAREIYKLPPKDLDNYLALFYTSAKKQNGTDFSTGSLQFFQSSIDRYLKDHSYKYSVVKGAEFRASQEALKQKHQLLFQREREENWTLLENLTDENVDHLRNKGLLSQSNPQGFLHLMFVNIIRGFGASTHNKGQNLYWGQLVLRRDVAGLEYLEWKHDLNADGAVGESVPHLFARPNSPENCPVQDYKKYAEKRPGDMLHDYDPLYLSPRHMYSVWDQVWYSRKSLTTAKIGNMLKVILRQVKASEKKLRK